One genomic segment of Suttonella sp. R2A3 includes these proteins:
- the dnaX gene encoding DNA polymerase III subunit gamma/tau — protein sequence MYQVLARKWRPKNFHELVGQQHVTQALTYALDHDRIHHAYLFTGTRGVGKTTIARIFAKSLNCLTNGVSAEPCGECTHCREIDGGRFPDLIEVDAASRTGVDDTRELLDNVPYAPVKGRFKVYLIDEVHMFSKSSFNALLKTLEEPPAHVKFILATTDPQKMPATVLSRCLQFHLKNMTQTQISGHLRAILKQDQVVYDEDALAMLAEAGSGSMRDSLSLLDQAIAYGQGAVRSAEVAQLLGAIPQTQLRAIIHGLCDGDAPAVRRILSELDEFAPDYHELLRRLLLELQNITIAQLHAQRYAGEVDREMIGIAERLPVELVQLWYQIATDGWQSLPYQPDSRSAIEMILLRMIALRPILPTMDVGKIKPISEPSAPQKDETTEIIEKMQAEQSADSQQSTEPDHSAQAPEASSVEPAQPVASDAEHPPQDQVPVETVVEQPAAQEEPVAVEQAAEVEQSPVADHTLSPPWEEAAPAGNEYYPQAAAIDAQTPAQPAKQVDANEQSAQAPTADVAQPTPPVKASIDLHDCVGNVRQWGAFLRECQLADELRVIADHSTVAQWQPPELTLSVDSGAWFMISDESLAQMGEQFAVSTQAPCQIAVHECRQEQDTPARRREADAKNEQARAEQAFHDHPVVHRLHNELDAVVTPGSISSLNKNQE from the coding sequence ATGTATCAAGTATTAGCACGCAAATGGCGACCTAAAAATTTTCATGAGCTGGTCGGTCAACAACATGTTACGCAAGCGCTCACTTATGCGCTAGATCATGATCGTATTCACCATGCCTATCTCTTTACCGGCACACGCGGCGTCGGCAAAACGACGATTGCGCGTATTTTTGCCAAATCCTTAAATTGCCTAACTAACGGCGTCAGCGCAGAGCCTTGCGGCGAATGTACGCATTGTCGAGAAATCGATGGTGGACGTTTTCCTGATTTGATTGAAGTCGATGCGGCGTCGCGTACTGGGGTCGATGATACGCGTGAGCTGCTTGATAATGTGCCGTATGCGCCAGTTAAAGGGCGGTTTAAGGTTTATCTGATTGACGAAGTGCATATGTTTTCTAAGAGCAGCTTCAACGCACTGCTAAAAACCTTAGAAGAACCCCCGGCGCATGTGAAGTTTATTCTCGCAACCACTGATCCGCAAAAAATGCCGGCAACAGTATTATCGCGCTGTTTGCAGTTCCATCTAAAAAATATGACCCAAACCCAGATCAGCGGACATCTGCGCGCGATCCTCAAACAAGACCAAGTCGTTTATGACGAAGATGCGTTGGCTATGCTGGCCGAAGCGGGCTCAGGGAGTATGCGCGATAGCCTGAGCTTGCTTGATCAAGCGATTGCTTATGGGCAGGGCGCGGTGCGTAGTGCAGAAGTTGCGCAACTGCTTGGCGCAATTCCGCAAACGCAATTGCGTGCGATCATTCACGGATTATGTGATGGTGATGCGCCAGCGGTGCGGCGTATTTTGTCTGAGTTAGATGAATTCGCCCCTGATTATCACGAACTATTGCGCCGTTTATTGCTGGAGCTGCAAAACATCACCATCGCGCAACTCCATGCACAGCGCTATGCAGGCGAAGTGGATCGAGAAATGATCGGGATTGCTGAGCGTTTACCGGTTGAGTTGGTACAACTTTGGTATCAAATCGCTACCGATGGCTGGCAAAGCCTGCCGTATCAGCCCGATAGCCGCTCAGCGATTGAGATGATTTTATTACGCATGATTGCTCTGCGTCCTATTTTGCCGACTATGGATGTGGGTAAGATTAAGCCAATCAGCGAACCTTCAGCGCCACAAAAAGACGAAACGACCGAGATTATCGAGAAAATGCAGGCTGAGCAATCAGCGGATTCTCAGCAGTCAACAGAACCTGATCATAGTGCACAAGCGCCTGAAGCATCGAGCGTAGAACCAGCACAACCAGTGGCGTCAGATGCAGAACACCCGCCACAGGATCAAGTGCCCGTGGAAACAGTTGTAGAACAGCCTGCTGCTCAGGAAGAACCTGTAGCGGTCGAGCAAGCTGCTGAGGTTGAACAGTCGCCCGTTGCGGATCACACACTATCGCCACCATGGGAAGAAGCAGCGCCTGCTGGCAACGAATATTACCCACAGGCAGCAGCTATTGATGCGCAAACACCTGCACAACCAGCAAAGCAAGTTGATGCCAATGAGCAATCTGCGCAAGCACCAACTGCTGATGTTGCCCAACCCACGCCACCAGTCAAAGCGTCGATCGATTTACACGATTGTGTTGGCAATGTTCGGCAATGGGGCGCCTTTTTGCGCGAATGCCAGCTTGCTGATGAACTGCGCGTGATTGCTGATCATAGCACTGTGGCACAATGGCAACCGCCAGAATTAACGCTGTCTGTTGATAGTGGTGCGTGGTTTATGATCAGCGATGAATCACTGGCGCAGATGGGCGAACAGTTTGCGGTGTCCACTCAAGCGCCTTGCCAGATAGCGGTGCATGAATGTAGGCAAGAACAAGACACACCGGCGCGACGTCGTGAAGCCGATGCGAAAAATGAACAGGCGCGCGCTGAGCAAGCGTTTCATGATCATCCAGTGGTGCACCGCTTACACAATGAGCTAGATGCGGTCGTCACCCCGGGCAGTATTTCTTCATTGAACAAAAATCAGGAGTAA
- the glgX gene encoding glycogen debranching protein GlgX yields MKARAYPLGVTLREGGANVALFSRNASQVWLCLFDDAGKETRHELAYREDDVFFDFIPDIKVGQRYGFRVAGEGKCFNPQKLLIDPYAKALCGKPRYGSAEEAAWFHYKDPRDNAERAVQSIVIDERFAWDDDVLLQTPWAQTVLYEVNVKGFSAERPEVPHEQRGTFLGLAHPASLAHLKALGITAVELQPVTFGLDEPHLQRLGLSNYWGYNVLGAFALDPRFAVNDPLLEFKTLVKALHQTGIEVILDVVFNHSAEGELDGPMLGARGIDNASYYWNDGQGNYANWSGCGNTLKLDEPMVMRWVLDSLRYWAEACHVDGFRFDLGTVLARTPHFDNRAALLQAMAQDPLLATRKMIVEPWDLDTYQLGAFPPPFAQWNDRFRDDMRRFWLRGDLSLGDFAMRFAGSADVFRHQHQSVWRSVNFITAHDGFTLADLLSYQHKHNEANGEDNHDGHDENFSNNHGVEGPSDNLQVLEARAQSAEALLATLLLANGTPMLLAGDDIGHSQQGNNNAYCQDNALTWLAWLEADELLHEKVQALLALRKKLVADGVLGSWWDEDAQWFNGVGAAMVEEDWRSHDGVLQLVLKNRWLVVIHRVSNEQSLNLPEGDWQAVYGQRCTLEDDRRALCYGSGISVFRHNLLI; encoded by the coding sequence ATGAAGGCTAGAGCGTATCCACTGGGCGTGACCTTGCGTGAGGGTGGCGCAAATGTCGCTTTGTTTAGTCGCAATGCCAGCCAGGTCTGGCTGTGTTTATTTGATGATGCGGGCAAAGAAACGCGTCATGAACTGGCTTACCGTGAAGACGATGTTTTTTTTGATTTTATACCTGATATTAAAGTGGGGCAGCGCTATGGGTTTCGCGTGGCTGGTGAGGGGAAATGCTTTAACCCACAAAAGCTGCTGATAGACCCCTATGCGAAAGCGTTATGTGGCAAACCGCGTTATGGGTCGGCAGAAGAAGCCGCATGGTTTCACTATAAAGATCCACGTGATAACGCTGAGCGAGCAGTACAGTCAATAGTTATTGATGAGCGCTTTGCTTGGGATGACGATGTATTACTACAAACACCTTGGGCACAAACGGTACTTTATGAAGTGAATGTTAAAGGCTTTAGTGCTGAGCGACCTGAAGTACCGCACGAGCAACGTGGCACCTTTTTAGGCTTGGCGCATCCAGCTTCGCTGGCGCATCTCAAAGCATTAGGGATAACCGCTGTTGAGTTACAACCTGTCACCTTTGGTCTTGATGAACCGCATTTGCAGCGTTTGGGCTTAAGCAACTATTGGGGGTATAACGTGCTTGGCGCGTTTGCGCTTGATCCGCGCTTTGCGGTAAACGATCCTTTGCTTGAATTTAAAACCCTGGTTAAAGCGCTGCATCAGACAGGGATTGAAGTGATTCTCGATGTGGTGTTCAACCACAGCGCGGAAGGTGAACTAGACGGACCGATGCTCGGCGCACGAGGGATAGATAACGCCAGCTACTATTGGAACGACGGTCAAGGAAACTACGCAAACTGGAGCGGCTGTGGCAATACACTCAAGCTCGATGAGCCGATGGTGATGCGTTGGGTGTTAGACAGCCTGCGCTATTGGGCAGAAGCGTGTCATGTCGATGGCTTTCGTTTTGATTTAGGCACTGTGTTGGCGCGCACGCCGCACTTTGATAACCGGGCTGCATTACTGCAAGCGATGGCGCAAGATCCACTGCTCGCCACACGTAAAATGATTGTTGAGCCGTGGGATTTAGATACCTACCAACTTGGCGCCTTTCCACCACCTTTTGCGCAGTGGAATGATCGTTTTCGTGATGATATGCGACGTTTTTGGTTGCGAGGGGACCTGTCTTTAGGCGATTTTGCTATGCGTTTTGCTGGCTCTGCGGATGTGTTTCGTCACCAGCACCAGTCGGTATGGCGTAGCGTTAACTTTATCACCGCGCATGATGGGTTTACCTTAGCTGATTTGCTTAGCTATCAACACAAGCATAATGAGGCCAATGGTGAGGATAACCACGATGGGCATGATGAGAACTTCAGCAACAACCATGGTGTAGAAGGCCCCAGCGATAATCTGCAAGTACTTGAAGCACGTGCGCAAAGCGCAGAAGCGCTGCTTGCCACGCTACTGCTTGCTAATGGTACACCGATGCTGCTTGCCGGTGATGACATAGGGCATTCGCAGCAGGGCAATAATAACGCGTACTGTCAGGATAATGCGTTGACGTGGCTGGCTTGGTTAGAGGCCGATGAATTACTGCATGAGAAAGTACAAGCGCTGCTTGCTCTACGCAAAAAACTAGTGGCTGATGGTGTGCTGGGTTCGTGGTGGGATGAGGACGCGCAATGGTTTAACGGTGTGGGTGCGGCGATGGTTGAAGAAGATTGGCGCAGCCACGATGGTGTGTTGCAGCTTGTGCTCAAAAATCGCTGGTTGGTGGTGATTCATCGCGTATCGAATGAGCAAAGCCTGAATTTGCCTGAAGGTGATTGGCAAGCAGTGTATGGTCAGCGCTGTACGCTTGAGGATGATCGTAGAGCGCTGTGTTATGGCTCGGGGATTAGCGTTTTTCGCCATAATTTACTTATTTAA
- the glgC gene encoding glucose-1-phosphate adenylyltransferase, whose product MMRSAQQMQQISEDTLVLILAGGRGSRLHEFTDKRAKPAVYFGGSWRIIDFPLSNCINSNLLKIGVITQYAAHSLLRHLQRGWSFLPYERNQFIDMLPARQQLDDQTWYRGTADAVYQNASVMQDHYRSKYVVILAGDHIYKMNYMQMLLDHIDNDARCTVACIEVPRDEAHQLGVMAVDENYRITDFLEKPEDPPAMPGRDDVSLASMGIYVFDADHLNNLLRDNLKDGSTQHDFGKDIIPQALAAGGLFAHPFTRSCVHESDEPIYWRDVGTLDSYWQANMDLIHEEPQLDLFDTQWPIRSILSQNTPTRYFFNEKSNAKINSSMIAGGNIIHDATIFHSVLFNDITVGEHSYIEESVILPNIRIGKNCVLKRCIIDRDCVIPDGMEIGVDIETDRARFRVSSTGKIVLVTEPMLRKLS is encoded by the coding sequence ATGATGCGTTCAGCCCAACAAATGCAGCAAATCTCAGAGGATACGTTGGTTTTGATTTTGGCGGGCGGGCGCGGTTCACGGTTACATGAATTTACCGATAAACGCGCTAAGCCCGCCGTCTATTTTGGCGGCAGTTGGCGGATTATTGATTTCCCTTTATCTAATTGTATTAATTCTAATTTACTCAAAATTGGCGTGATTACGCAATATGCTGCGCATTCTTTACTGCGTCATTTGCAGCGCGGCTGGTCTTTTTTGCCGTATGAGCGCAATCAGTTTATCGATATGTTGCCCGCGCGCCAGCAACTTGATGATCAAACATGGTATCGCGGTACAGCCGATGCGGTGTATCAAAATGCTTCAGTGATGCAGGATCACTACCGTTCGAAGTATGTGGTGATACTAGCCGGGGATCATATTTATAAAATGAATTATATGCAGATGCTGCTTGATCATATCGATAATGATGCGCGCTGCACGGTGGCGTGTATTGAAGTGCCGCGCGATGAGGCGCATCAATTAGGCGTGATGGCGGTTGATGAGAACTACCGGATAACCGATTTCCTCGAAAAACCCGAAGATCCACCGGCGATGCCGGGTAGAGATGATGTGTCGCTTGCTTCAATGGGGATTTATGTGTTTGACGCGGATCACTTGAACAACCTGCTGCGTGATAACCTTAAAGACGGCAGCACACAGCACGATTTTGGTAAAGACATTATCCCGCAGGCACTGGCCGCAGGAGGCTTGTTTGCGCATCCATTTACGCGCTCGTGTGTGCACGAATCCGATGAGCCTATTTATTGGCGCGATGTCGGGACGCTTGATAGCTACTGGCAGGCCAATATGGATTTGATTCACGAAGAGCCACAGCTGGATTTGTTTGATACGCAGTGGCCGATTCGCTCGATTCTCTCGCAAAACACCCCAACACGCTATTTTTTTAACGAAAAAAGTAACGCGAAAATCAATAGTTCAATGATTGCTGGCGGCAATATCATCCACGATGCAACCATTTTTCATTCGGTGTTATTTAACGACATCACAGTTGGCGAACACAGCTATATTGAAGAAAGCGTGATTTTGCCGAATATTCGTATTGGCAAAAATTGTGTGTTGAAACGCTGCATTATCGACCGCGATTGTGTGATTCCTGACGGGATGGAAATTGGTGTCGATATCGAAACCGATCGTGCCCGTTTTCGAGTGAGTAGTACCGGGAAAATCGTCCTTGTGACCGAACCGATGCTACGTAAGCTCAGTTAA
- the glgA gene encoding glycogen synthase GlgA, giving the protein MKVLHIASECYPLIKTGGLADVLGALPWAQAQSGADVRVVLPYYPAVAELLPKAQPIDELHTFAGTIILREASYQGLSLYLLDAAHLFARHGNPYHNADYQDYPDNVYRFAALAWVGASLAAGLDQRWGRADVLHAHDWQAGLACAYISHWRVRLKTVFTVHNLAYQGLFAAWHLTELDLPSSMFAIEGLEFHGQLSMLKAGLYYADEITTVSQSYAQEITDKMYGYGLHGLLQHRAAQGRLHGILNGIDPKIWAPETDPYIAQNYSRVKTLKHKTESKYALQQRFGLSEDANKLLLVMVSRLTEQKGADILLEALPRILSDQDVQFVLLGSGEPSLSEAFARLAADYPQQVGVHIGYDEALAHQLIAGGDVIVVPSRFEPCGLTQLYGMAYGTLPLVRHVGGLGDSVRDGQTGFVFHQANAEDLFEAYQRVRTRWDKPRSWQYAQRQAMAEDFAWANAAQRYLELYAQ; this is encoded by the coding sequence ATGAAGGTACTTCATATTGCCTCAGAATGTTATCCGCTGATTAAAACTGGTGGGCTGGCCGATGTGCTCGGTGCGCTACCTTGGGCGCAGGCGCAAAGTGGCGCGGATGTGCGCGTCGTGTTGCCGTATTATCCGGCAGTGGCCGAGCTTCTGCCCAAAGCTCAACCGATTGATGAATTACACACCTTTGCCGGAACGATCATTCTGCGCGAAGCCAGCTATCAAGGGCTGAGTCTTTATTTACTCGACGCGGCGCATTTATTTGCGCGCCATGGTAACCCCTATCACAATGCCGATTATCAAGATTATCCTGATAATGTGTACCGCTTTGCAGCGCTCGCTTGGGTGGGCGCGTCATTAGCTGCCGGGCTTGATCAGCGTTGGGGGCGCGCCGATGTGTTGCATGCCCACGATTGGCAGGCAGGGCTGGCTTGTGCGTATATCAGCCATTGGCGCGTGCGATTAAAAACGGTATTCACCGTACATAACCTCGCCTACCAAGGGCTTTTTGCTGCTTGGCATTTGACCGAGTTGGATTTACCCAGCTCGATGTTTGCGATCGAAGGCTTAGAGTTTCACGGTCAGCTATCAATGCTCAAAGCCGGGTTGTATTACGCTGATGAAATTACCACAGTTAGTCAGTCGTATGCTCAGGAAATCACCGATAAGATGTATGGTTACGGGCTCCATGGATTGCTTCAACACCGTGCGGCACAAGGGCGTTTGCACGGCATCTTAAACGGCATTGACCCAAAGATTTGGGCGCCGGAAACGGACCCTTATATCGCTCAGAATTATTCGCGGGTAAAAACGCTCAAGCATAAAACAGAGAGTAAATACGCCTTACAGCAACGATTCGGGCTTAGTGAAGACGCGAATAAACTACTTTTGGTGATGGTCAGCCGTCTAACCGAGCAAAAAGGTGCTGATATTTTGCTCGAAGCGCTACCGAGAATTTTGTCCGATCAAGACGTTCAGTTTGTGTTGCTTGGTAGCGGAGAGCCTTCTTTAAGCGAAGCATTTGCGCGCTTGGCAGCAGATTATCCCCAGCAAGTCGGTGTGCATATTGGTTATGATGAAGCGCTGGCACATCAACTCATTGCTGGCGGGGATGTGATTGTCGTGCCGAGTCGTTTTGAGCCTTGTGGACTGACCCAACTATACGGTATGGCCTATGGCACACTGCCATTGGTACGTCATGTGGGTGGCTTAGGCGATAGTGTGCGTGATGGACAAACTGGGTTTGTGTTTCATCAAGCGAACGCTGAGGATTTATTTGAAGCGTATCAACGCGTACGTACACGTTGGGACAAACCACGTAGCTGGCAATATGCACAGCGCCAAGCGATGGCAGAGGATTTCGCTTGGGCAAATGCCGCGCAGCGCTACCTTGAGCTATACGCACAATAA